The Silene latifolia isolate original U9 population chromosome 4, ASM4854445v1, whole genome shotgun sequence region tcaccaattctcttgtcctattactatctcccactcaatgcaaggtgtctttcaggtcgtacttgcaagtgatcatatcgagagtggtttcctcgatctggagaataactgattgaccggatttatccactctggataccatccgagcgtggccacgcatttccagttcattactcctcgagtggccctgagatattgttataaccctgactaggggtggacaattcctattgcactcattcccttcgactagccacagccatcataacccaaaatatgcccatttgaccccatttacgaaggtcgtagtaacacaaatcaaagttaatctgaaactgtgccatcttaggagaatagtctttagtcaaaagaatcgactcatttgaacactatagtagctctcgccacgaccaggctatataaatttgccagaactctataagcggtcattaggcccgacaaaatgttcctaacatcctgcctatgtgatcgactagtcatctcacatgactctatggcacttgaacttgccatcaatcgcctcacactctagtcacttcgagacgtcacctcatacaagtgactatgggcaaatacaatgttaatccgtgttcactttaacggggttcaattgtctctacaacccgtttggatgtaacaatgtataaaataaagataaaagacaaatgtgattatgaacatgaacaaaaacaacacttttatttcatttcaaaatctaacaaaaatttggtacacgtttaagtcccatggacgtaacatgtccatcatgcttagcttgcgataaaggcttggtgagcggatcggctatgttgtcatccgtcccaaccttacataacgcaatttcctttctatcaataaaatctcttattacatgatactttctaagtacgtgtctagatctattactagactttggctctttagcttggaagatcgtcccactattatcacaatagagagtgataggatcatcggcggtaggtactacttttagaccttccgtgaattgcttgatccacatagcttccttggcgcttcgatctgctatgtactcacctccgttgtagaatccgcggttctgacttccttgaagcttctccagcttacggcaccaccattgagcatgaaaacaaaaccagcttgtgatttcatgtcatctctatctgtttggaaacttgagtccgtgtatcctgtaacacgcaactcattgtctcctccaaacacgaggatagagtccttagttcttctcaagtacttaaggatgttcttgacagcaatccagtgactctcacctggatttccttgatatctactcgtcatgctcaaggcatacgagacatcgatgcgtgtgcatatcatggcatacatgattgatccgacaATGAAGCGTAAGGGATTtcactcatgcgttcaacatcatggggtttagagggagattgagtcctgctcaatattgtcccggttaccataggtaccaaacctcTTTTGGATTTCTCCATctttgaaccgtcgaagaatcttatcaacataagactcttgacttagtgccaatatcctcttggatctatctctatagatccggatacctaatatgcgttgtgcctctcctaaatccttcatttggaagtggttacctaaccacttcttaacagaagacaacattggaatatcatttccaatgagtagtatgtcatcgacatacaagattaggaacacaacattgctcccactgaatttcatgtataaacatggttcctcaacacttcgagtgaaaccattttcctttatgacatgattgaatcgatgattccaacttctagatgcttgcttaagaccataaatggatctcttaagtttgcacactttgttaggatttttagaatcaacaaaaccttcgggttgtatcatgtacacctcctcttccaaatgcccatttagaaaagcggttttgacatccatttgccatatttcatagtcatgaaatgcggcaatcgctaacaaaatccgtatggatcttagcatggctacgggggcgaaagtctcatcataatggagaccttggacttgggtgaatccttttgccactagcctagctttgtagacatcatcatgtcgttctatgccattcttgactttgaatatccatttgcattgaaggggtcttgcccctttaggcaaatctaccaagtcccaaacttggttctcaagcatagaatccatttcggacttcatggcttcaagccataaggtggaattaggactagagattgcggccttgtaggtggcgggctcgtcactttccataagtaacacatcgagtgttccatcttcctcgataagtcccacatatcgatcgggatggcgaattactcggcccgtccttcttagtggaggaggtacaaccgcgttagacgacgaaggaacatcttcttgcgtctctatctcggtttgtggctcttgaacttcgtcaagttcaaaatttctcccactctgtctcttagaaatgaattctctttctaaaaagacagcctcgcaagacacaaacactttatgatcttgaggtttatagaagtaatatcctcgagaggtcgaggggtaacctacaaaggtgcatttttcggatcttggggcaagcttgttgtcgttcttagttttgacgtaagcatcacatccccaaatcttcatataggaaaGTTGGGCatctttcccgtccacatctcacatggagtattttcggtggactttgtgggactattgttcaaagatcgaattgcggtttgaatcgcaaatccccaaaacgagttcggcaactcggtttgactcatcatggatcgaaccatatcaagtaaggttcgatttctcctttcggcaacaccattaagttgaggtgttccgggtggagaaagttgtgatataataccacgacttttcaagtgtgaatcaaattcaaggctaaggtattccccaccacgatcggatcgtagtgccttaatccttttattcaattggttctctacttcgttttgaaattctttgaatttcatgaacgcttcactcttatgcttcattaagtagacatgcccatgtctactcaagtcgtcggtgaaggttataaagtagtcataattaccacgagcggtgatagtcattggtccacatacatcggtgtgtatgagtcccaatagctcactagctcgtgtccctttaccactaaaaggattacgagtcattttgccaattaggcaatattcgcatgtaccaaatgattgataatcaaatggtttaatcacatttgttgaaattaatcttttgatgcgattctcgtttatgtgacctaatcgacaatgccaaatgaacgcttcacttgggtcacttgttttgagtttctttgattgaatgttataaatatcattcgtcggatttgaggtctctaaaatgtatatgccatttattgaagaagcttggccaattaccaaatcattcctagaaatagagcaacgattgttcttaatgacaaaacaaaaaccgtccatgtctagcatggcgattgagataatgtttttagagagtgtaggaacataaaaacaattatgcaaatacatctcaaatccatttggcaaagctaaaacataagttcccttggattcggccgctacccgagctccatttccaaggcgtagatccacatctcccttgctaagcctctccacatctcttaaaccctgtaaatgattacaaaggtgagaaccacaaccggtatctagtacccatgtcgtggtggaagtataatttatatcaataacataaatttctttaggaattgtaccttttggagtaatgagtccttcccttatatttcgcaaatacatgggacaattcctaagccaatgtcccatgccatagcaataatggcattcatcattaacttgcttgaagttcttgattttctttaccttcttcttgaacctcttgcccttggtagcaagaacttgattgctagagctcccactagctttggcatctttatcttccagagataaagaccctatagatcgtatgaggtagtcttcctgagacggactcacacgagatctagtagaagtgggtggtatagaagaggtgatgaagttaaggtttccatccgatccTATCCCGAATTGAAGTTCTCTAGTGGTATcgaaattgttgttggagcaaatgtcgtcaagaacatggtgatatgactcaatagttatcggtgcggtagcatttgttggttTCATTGttaagaactacaaatatggaggaaaaaggaaatattaacatttgtctttttaaatcatacttgtaaatttaacaagatatgaacattcatatagtgacctctacccaactataataaatgattccaagacccaaattcatatcgatttaggcacggtagggccgattcatcctttatcaatataactcggtggattaacgtttaatcgattctacttttagaactcttggtcgataatattacattaacatatatctttagcccaaaacacattcgacaagggcacggtagggccgatacatcccttatcaaaaacttttgttgaggtcaatccaaatttcgaataaatgtgtccatgatccaaatccatatcaacttgggcacggtagggccgatacatccctcatcaacatgaattcggtggattaacattcatcacccacttcccctacgtaacaaggtttgtaccccggtagggccgagtgcactccctcgcgaaataggttttcatggtttctactatttggtaaggctatatctcaattaattgttttagcgagaggtcatgtcaatttattatctatcacgttttaagtgaactaaagcggtgaactacgataattctaattgacacggtcgataaactcgataaaatgacaatgcatgtttagttatggcgatttagcaatgcatgtaacataaaataaaatgcaagcataaaagaataaataaatcctagtatggcctttcctaaaatagaaaaactctttaactattacaaattcggaaaccaactccattggtcccttgaacttcggttgtggcacgcatctcgaggtaacaccgtctttagtatcgccattcttgaagaaatccgtctttaggaactccggaatgaataaaattacataataaattacataaatcctattatacatttgtaactaaaataaaaataaaataaatctattaaattacaaaacggtgatacgagatcacaataaaaattacaaccgaatcgatattcccatacatttcgggaaatatcaattaaaatctaaggccatactaagtaaaaatacataattcaaaattacataaattaaaattatgacaatcataaagaaaatgcagcattataatatgtatgaacatgctcaattttatgctaaatcgcctttaatttgccaatatcgtatattactcggtttttacggatttgcgtgatttcaacattttataatcacaaaaatgcataaactcatatttatggataagttaattaccctaaccacttaggactcaaaatttagtcttcactaataaaatgaccataattaacttttatttacaaaattgttcataaatggaccaaaaattataaaaataagctattaaacttcaaataaatccaaaaatttcaattaaattcaaaatttgaaatttaaattcatgaacattctggaaaaaaccatgacactcataatgttcaaaatcttaggttaaatataatttcgaaatttccggaaaaaacaatgttgcggtttatcgtttttttactaaaataatcataaaaacatggaaaaattatattcattaacttttcattttagatctgaaaaagataataaaaagcaacattggacgtttttcctaagtcatagattatgttttattaatttttaactaataatgtcactatttatgctatttttcttcaaaaatccataaatcatgcaaaaagacttctttaaggccaattattttacacacatcttgtaaaattgcatgtgacaacatattaattttctatgaccagattcgaaatttaacgcatattaacctatttttcattttaaatccgaattaaaattgaaaaatccatttttcgagcataacaagtcctaaaattatgaaaatttacaggttatctcaaaataatatgtatcacaacatatccaaaaaccaagtgaaaattcgaagtatagctatttttagaccaaaaatgacatttttactcataaaatcacatttaaatgccattattgtaattatgaacaataaaaatccgaaaaattaaccaaaaattcctaaaacactttaggaccagaaatattaacatgcatgtaatgatttcgtgatatatcataataacacaaattttacaagttttatttgttattcatataactcggaaaaacttttaaccaatttgcatgcaaacaaccgtggctcatgataccgattgatggaaatgtagattcaaatacatatttaacatactcatatatgtctaaaatttgtcataaaattaaaacggattttatgcatgcaaacatcaatataaatagaggagaaatcatgtccttacattgtagatttcggctattagggcacaagagagatcacctttctcttcttgttcttgagcttttccaatggaagaatgaagatctaagagtaagatctctccctaagcttaatacccaaggctttcacttaatctaattaatattacaatactagtataatattaatctatgagaaaattgaaccaaaaactttataaaactcttatgtgttttcggttttcaagagagaagaagagaggattttatctcactagaaatctcaatatttgatgatggaatagaatgaataataatgtacaACATTTTATCTATTAttgggtaaaattataagaaaaataatcatcaatttttcttcccaaaaccgtgtaagaggagaaggaaaagaagccaatgcatggacttgttgctcttaacaatgttcataggcttgcatggctagacaaccttttaatcattatgttttcttattaaaatacaaacacaatatttagtctatccttctcttattttcggcactttacataatatggtgtccatattatttttgtcaattgtctatatgttacatgtcacatgtcacatatatttgttatgtatttttaacttattaaaaatcaacgtattaataaaaacacgtcatatacaaaattgacttagtaatatcataattacttgtaccaaaatattttaccaattataaattacaactgattgtatttataacaattcattcaatttaattgttacattaaacaattatttcatccgagtaattatacaatttaattactcagaccgtatctcatttaatcacatttcaatttgatacgtaaattttacttccaaaatcgtccgtcaattttcaagtaatttaattaactcgcaacattatacaattaattaaataatcaattaagagtattgccctttaggtatgacctagggggtcaactgatcaccaccgtcacacgacagtaatgtcaaactctagttagccaatcattaccgatatatgttaaccagttgacagtaacaatgttacttcccaattgtattcattttaatgagacttaaacatgtgatcatcatgatcaacagtcgtgatcgcattattgtcggaggacacatattccaacagctgctgcggtggaggttgagttgggttcaggacattttggcttctccaactcaagtttggatgggttggctcgtagtaggtgtttgtctgcctatagtgttgaaagccagcacaagactcgaaaggACTAGGGCAGTTattcgaaacgtgtccctcagctccgcctctttcacagacgaaaggaccgtctgaaacagcattgacatggtacatccctccttttgaagctccccctagttcatatTTATCAAAcctcgcagtaagagcctcaagtgcagcaacagaggaagattcagcagctctcctctgattccctctggaattcccatactcggccttgtgggtagctagatcgtcaatgatcttccacccctttgttgctcccaaattctcagcaaatcggccattggctgcaggatccaaaatggccctctgatcgtcgtacaacccattgaagaaatgattgcacaagctccacttttcgaacccatggtgcggtatggttcgcaccagtttcttaaatcggacccatgcctcgtggaagttctcatctggaccttgtttaaagcccgtgatttgggctctaatagcaatcgtccttgaagcagaaaagtacttcttgtagaatgccaatgccaatgaattccaatcggtgatcccctgagcggttcggtccagatctctataccactcccttgcagcatcacgaagggagaagatgaacatggtctccttaatttgatcctgggtcacgccagctggtgggggtatggaacagcagtagtcaataaaggtctccatgtgcttagctgcatcttcatttgcagctcccccgaactggttcttctcaaccatgctaatgtatgaaggctttggttcgaacttcctggcatctcctggtaattcgaaccccttatataagttttcggctgtcggctcagaatgactagctatacttgcttcctcggccatttggaatttcggagaagtaactgtctcggtgaagaagtggaaacgggtgaagacgtgggtcttcttcgaacagatcgttctcgtaatagcttgacagagtactcagctcttcctctgtcggtagtaccctttgtgttcgtctcaactcgcgcaaggatctttcaagctcagggttcaacggtactaattcaccaccctgtgacctgcgcataagaagaaactacaaaaagaatataagaaaagttgaaggaacggatgtcccttaaactaagagagactaaaattaaaacaactaaaattaggactattgcctccccggcaacggcgccaaaatttaatacccgtcgctgtgagtaccaaagataaaatttatatttcctattaagactaacctaggctagtggtacagtggtcgaaccacaaggaggcggatgtaaattttagttgatttatattcgatccgaggtaactattgtgggggttgaattgaattggtctctGACTAATAgtgaataaagacaataaactaaataaacgatttaaacagataaaagaagggtacttggatgatcggttcattatagcttcggcggaagcaaactaagtcggtctgaatcaaacacaggtgagGCAGAAAataaaaaggtcctctcggtccactcttaacaaatagcatctttcgatctcgctataggtccctaatgtcactaatactaactttcgtcctgaaaagtgactaacggtctaaactatacctatctttcgatcttagcacagtttagtcgatttaattgatggtcaaataactttccctatctttcgatctaatgggtcggtcataaattaggtatctaactggtcgcatgcattcgattcgttaaatacaacattaaaacaattaaaacgaatataaaaccctacgaggtcagtcgatcgacctacaatgtcagtcgatcgaccaacaagcgagacagtccgtgtataatctattgccgcctatgccataaatcgcctacatcctagcactattgatttagctactcatgctaagggtaaaaacaataacattgacgatgaaactagctactgaattcatgcttaaaacagtaaAGAAATCAATTAACTTAAACAATGAAATAGGTTGTGGGAATCTacttagcaattctaaactattgataaaataaagatgaactaaaattagggcagaagaataccgagttgCAGAGGAAAaattagttattaagaaccgaaaatccaatgctcaacaatcccaaaccctaactatcaagaaccgtatgcgaaaacataatctaaaaattactgaataaaacttgattaaaaccTTGAATGAAAACTGAATAATAACTTGATGATAAttgaatgtttctaggttacgttatatagcaactaacgtaactttatttcctaaacctagcataactttgggcttcaagattcacggtcttttaattctcgtctggaatagcagcctggtcgatcgactaaggtaggtggtcgatcgactgcttagcaATGAACAATGGCTTCTGGAActcgaacattggtcgatcgactgagggtgatggtcgatcgactacttgagctgctacttgacttcttaaaactcgtggacttgtcttttgggccttggattgcgcaccaagctcgttccttaagtgattcctttacgtcatttgcaatgcagattactcgggggcggatttagcttgattttcccgttgaattcttcacatttctgcaataatgtacaaaatacggaagtagacggaaatagggagaaatgtagcataaactacaagaatgagctttgaaatgcgtggaaaataagatgcaaaacatcatataaaagacacgcatcacgtaccttgaatctcacaccatccatgtcataaccaactacccgctaaagactattatgaggaagcctgaactttcGGGCAGAATGACTAAATGGTCGGTACATCTTAGTGGCTATGACTTGCAATTTGAACCTAGAACGGCGATAAAATCCCAAGCCCTAGCAGATTTCGTCTCTGACTTCTGCCCTGCTACCCGTGGGGAGGCAGAAGAAGGAATGCTGATAATGATGGGGAGTCAAGATGGTGAGATATGGACACAGTACATTGACGGAGCCTCAAATGCAAGAGGGGCCGGTGTGGGTTTGGTTCTGCGATCTCCCAAAGGAGATATGATAGTGCAAGCCATTAGGTGTGAGTTTAAGGCAACCAACAACGAGGCCGAGTATGAAGCCCTTATACTTGGGATGCAGATGGCGTCAGGGCTCAAGGTGAGGAACCTAAGGGTATACAGTGACTCCTTGCTTGTGGTAAATCACGTAAACAACGAGTATGTAGCGCGTGATTCAAATATGATAGCTTACCTGAAGATAGCCACAGAGCAAAAGTCAAAGTTTAGAACATTCAAGATAACTCAGGTACCGCGGGAGCAGAACGTGGAGGCAGATGCTCTGGCCACGTTAGGATCCACCTTCCAGCCCGCAGAACTATAAAACATACCGATTACCCATGTGTTGACCCCAGCCATCCAGAGGGAGCCAGATCAGGGTCCAATGGAAAAGAATGTACACACACAGTGTGCACAGGGAGCCAGAACGCTGGTTTCCACAGTAGG contains the following coding sequences:
- the LOC141651626 gene encoding uncharacterized protein LOC141651626 — protein: MRKPELSGRMTKWSVHLSGYDLQFEPRTAIKSQALADFVSDFCPATRGEAEEGMLIMMGSQDGEIWTQYIDGASNARGAGVGLVLRSPKGDMIVQAIRCEFKATNNEAEYEALILGMQMASGLKVRNLRVYSDSLLVVNHVNNEYVARDSNMIAYLKIATEQKSKFRTFKITQVPREQNVEADALATLGSTFQPAEL